The following proteins are co-located in the Candidatus Alcyoniella australis genome:
- a CDS encoding biotin/lipoyl-containing protein codes for MKRFELDVEGRRYWIKILDEGPQGATVEVDGKPYSVRLGAKLALDGEPASALPSSAQPAAASMPASPAQAAEAAPEQGCVEIRSPMPGTILQLLVEPGTLVQAGQALMVLEAMKMENQIASPVAGTVERLEAVAGREVSKGRLLAVIRKQD; via the coding sequence ATGAAGCGCTTTGAACTCGACGTGGAGGGCCGTCGCTACTGGATCAAGATCCTCGACGAAGGTCCCCAGGGCGCCACGGTGGAGGTGGACGGCAAGCCCTATAGCGTGCGCCTCGGCGCCAAGCTGGCCCTTGATGGCGAGCCCGCGTCCGCGTTGCCGAGCAGTGCGCAGCCCGCAGCGGCCTCAATGCCCGCGTCCCCGGCGCAAGCGGCGGAAGCCGCACCGGAACAGGGCTGCGTCGAGATTCGCTCGCCCATGCCCGGCACCATTTTACAGTTGCTGGTCGAGCCAGGAACTTTGGTGCAGGCCGGGCAGGCGCTGATGGTGCTTGAGGCGATGAAGATGGAGAATCAGATTGCGTCCCCGGTTGCCGGGACTGTCGAGCGCCTTGAGGCCGTAGCGGGCCGCGAGGTGAGCAAGGGCCGACTGCTGGCCGTAATCCGCAAGCAAGACTAG
- a CDS encoding sodium ion-translocating decarboxylase subunit beta gives MLEFIQSTGIYQLDWRSLTMIVIGLVFIGLAIIKRFEPLLLIPIGFGIIIANIPFSAADINDPHSTMYYLYMGVEMEIYPPLIFLGIGAMTDFSFLLSKPRLILLGAAAQIGIFSTFWIAGSLDFTLKQAAAIGIIGGADGPTAIYTTSILAPDLLAPISLAAYSYMALVPIIQPPIMRLLTTRAERRIRMAAPRDVGRAERIAFPLVGTLVTVLIVPKAAVLLGMLFFGNLLKESGVTDRLSNTAKGSFIDAVTILLGVSVGASAKGATFLSSQSIKIFLLGVCAFAVASAGGVLFAKLMNLVSREKINPLIGSAGVSAVPMAARVSQMVAQSESPDNFILMHAMGPNVAGVIGSAVAAGVLLSFFA, from the coding sequence ATGTTGGAATTCATCCAGAGCACGGGGATCTATCAGCTCGACTGGCGCAGCCTGACGATGATCGTCATCGGGCTGGTTTTCATCGGCCTGGCGATCATCAAGCGTTTCGAGCCGCTGCTGCTGATTCCCATCGGCTTCGGCATTATCATTGCCAACATCCCGTTCTCAGCGGCCGATATCAACGATCCGCACAGCACGATGTACTATCTGTACATGGGCGTGGAAATGGAGATCTATCCGCCGCTGATCTTCCTCGGGATCGGCGCGATGACCGACTTCAGTTTTCTGCTGTCCAAGCCGCGGCTGATTTTACTTGGTGCCGCGGCCCAGATCGGCATCTTCAGTACGTTCTGGATCGCGGGCTCCCTGGACTTCACCCTCAAACAGGCGGCGGCGATCGGCATTATAGGCGGCGCTGACGGCCCGACCGCGATCTACACCACCTCGATTCTCGCCCCGGACCTATTGGCGCCGATCAGCCTGGCGGCCTACAGCTACATGGCGCTGGTGCCGATCATCCAGCCGCCGATAATGCGCCTGCTGACCACCCGGGCCGAGCGCCGGATCAGGATGGCCGCGCCGCGCGACGTCGGACGCGCCGAACGCATCGCCTTCCCCCTGGTCGGCACGCTGGTCACTGTGCTGATCGTGCCCAAGGCCGCGGTGCTGCTGGGCATGCTGTTTTTCGGCAACCTGCTCAAGGAGAGCGGCGTCACCGACCGGCTGTCGAACACGGCCAAGGGCTCGTTCATCGACGCGGTGACGATTTTGCTCGGCGTATCGGTTGGCGCGTCGGCCAAGGGAGCGACGTTTCTGAGCAGCCAGAGCATCAAGATCTTTTTGCTCGGCGTGTGCGCGTTCGCCGTGGCATCGGCCGGAGGCGTGCTGTTCGCCAAGCTGATGAACCTGGTCTCGCGCGAGAAGATCAACCCCTTGATCGGCTCCGCCGGAGTCTCGGCAGTGCCCATGGCAGCGCGCGTTTCCCAGATGGTGGCCCAGAGCGAGTCGCCGGACAACTTCATCCTGATGCACGCCATGGGGCCCAACGTGGCGGGCGTGATCGGCTCGGCCGTGGCCGCGGGAGTGCTGCTCAGCTTCTTCGCCTAA
- a CDS encoding OadG family protein, whose translation MTAQISSILASAIVAQSAAPTARPGQLQFVIIGLGTVFLVLILLYAAIRLLAWIINREARAPQQVEPISGGIVSRIVSQPQPVADAPAAFEPEPTRPQLDPPQVAALAYAVYRRRLSQGRPPGVQGGPGSDGAWSRKARLDQSDRLSSRWENPR comes from the coding sequence GTGACCGCACAGATTTCGAGCATCCTGGCGTCCGCGATTGTGGCGCAAAGCGCCGCCCCAACGGCCCGGCCGGGACAATTGCAGTTCGTGATCATCGGTCTGGGCACGGTCTTCCTGGTGTTGATCCTGCTCTACGCGGCGATCAGGCTGTTAGCATGGATTATCAACCGCGAGGCGCGCGCGCCGCAGCAGGTCGAACCGATCAGCGGCGGAATCGTGTCCCGGATCGTGTCACAGCCCCAGCCCGTGGCTGATGCCCCGGCCGCGTTCGAGCCGGAGCCCACGCGACCACAGCTCGACCCGCCGCAGGTGGCCGCGCTGGCCTATGCGGTCTATCGCCGTCGGCTGAGCCAGGGACGGCCGCCGGGAGTCCAAGGCGGACCGGGCAGCGACGGCGCCTGGTCGCGCAAGGCGCGTCTGGACCAAAGCGATCGGCTGAGCAGCCGCTGGGAGAATCCGCGATGA